GTTACCgtaaaaaaagaatgagTTTTGTAATGCTgctcaaaaaaaaaaaattttgatttcacaCAGTGTTTGgtaaaagtgaaaaaaaaaacaaaaaatttttatttgtctATTTACACACGACTAAATGCAACCTAATCTAATACAGCGTACTTTTGCAAGTGTGGTGGAATAGCATCGTATAATCCTTTTTCTGCTAACCATTTTTTGGAGAAGATCCTATCGGCGTATTTATGGGCCAGGTCAGCTAATACAGTAACGACATTACTGCCTTCAGGCAACAGTTTAGCCACTTCTACTGCAGCAGCTACATTTAATGCTCCAGTACCACCGAGATACAATCCTTCTTCGTCTAACAAACGGTAGACCATGGCGATTGAATCTTCGTCGGGGATCTTGACTGCATCGTCAACCAACTCCAAGTCTGGTTGCAAGTTATCGGTAACTCTACCTTGACCAATCCCTTCTGTGAATGATGATCCGCCTCTAATCATTTCTTTACCGCCAGACTTGATATACGAGTATAATACTGAACCTGGAGGATCAGCCAACACTGCTTTTACTTTGCCATTGGAAATGTCCTTCAAGTATCTCGTTGTACCAGCAAATGTTCCACCAGTTCCGGTTGAGCAGGTGAATGCATCAACCTTACCGTCTAACTGTGCCCAGATTTCTGGTCCTGTAGTTTCTATATGGGCTTGTCTATTGGCCACGTTGTCAAACTGATTAGTCCATACGGCATTGTCTAATCTTTCTGCGTGTCTTTTAGCCTGGTGGTTATAGTTTTCTGGATCGGTAAATGCAACAGCTGGCACCGGGTGGACTTCTGCACCCAACAATCTcaatgtttcaattttgttttgcgATTGAGTGTTTGGCATGTAAATGATGCATTTGTATCCACGAGCTCGACAGACGTGAGCTAATCCAATACCCGTATTCCCAGCAGTTCCTTCAACAATTGTACCCCCTGGTTTGATCAACCCTTTTTCCTCAGCATCTTTGATAATGTACAAAGCAGCACGGTCTTTAATTGATCCACCAGGATTCATAAATTCTGCTTTGGCATAGATGTTACGATTTATTGATTCGGAAATCCTTGGTAACTTCAATAATGGTGTGTTTCCAATTGCCCCAGGAAACCCTGTTTCACTGACTAATGGGATGAAGGGGAGTTTGAGTGGTGTGTTGGTAGTAATGGAGATCGACCGTTTAGCTATTCTGCCCAACATGATTAAGGATTTGTTTAGGAAGAAGTGTTGAGTTTGGGGTTgaacatttttttgaagTATTTTTCTGTTCCTGTAGTTGGTGAGTGGTACGCTATTTCACGTGATTGATCTACCCAAGCAACCGTCGATCTGTAGGTCCCAAAGCGACTACTTCAACTATTCTGGTTTGGAGAAAGAGTGCTAAGGTTGTACATCCATTTGTAGAAATTATAgaattggtgaaaaattttaaaaggGGGATTCCCTGTTGACCTGGTATTTTGTAGTGGCGTACATTTTTAGACCCCGAAAACTTGACAGAAGGGATAAAACTTGAAATGAACTCATTTAATGTAGCAAACATTTAGTTTGTGTGATTGAAGTTTTATGTTTATGTTTTCCGGTAAAACATGCCTTTAATTTAATCCtac
The Candida albicans SC5314 chromosome 7, complete sequence genome window above contains:
- a CDS encoding uncharacterized protein (Protein similar to Aspergillus CYSK O-acetylserine sulfhydrylase, suggesting that C. albicans uses an O-acetyl-serine (OAS) pathway of sulfur assimilation; upregulated in biofilm; protein level decreases in stationary phase cultures), whose translation is MLGRIAKRSISITTNTPLKLPFIPLVSETGFPGAIGNTPLLKLPRISESINRNIYAKAEFMNPGGSIKDRAALYIIKDAEEKGLIKPGGTIVEGTAGNTGIGLAHVCRARGYKCIIYMPNTQSQNKIETLRLLGAEVHPVPAVAFTDPENYNHQAKRHAERLDNAVWTNQFDNVANRQAHIETTGPEIWAQLDGKVDAFTCSTGTGGTFAGTTRYLKDISNGKVKAVLADPPGSVLYSYIKSGGKEMIRGGSSFTEGIGQGRVTDNLQPDLELVDDAVKIPDEDSIAMVYRLLDEEGLYLGGTGALNVAAAVEVAKSLPEGSNVVTVLADSAHKYADRIFSKKWLAEKGLYDAIPPHLQKYAVLD